From the genome of Adlercreutzia equolifaciens DSM 19450:
TCTCCTTCTTGGCGAGCTCGCGGGCGGCCGCTGCCAGCTCGGGGTCGCGGCGGGCGTTGGCCCGCGTGGCGCGCTCGGCCGCGGCCTCGGCGGCCTCTTCCAAGTTGAAGCCCGCGATCTCGATCTCGGGGATGTCGCGCTTGATGAGCTTCTCGATGGCCGCCAGCTCGTCTTTGTTCTCGGGGCTGACGAAGGTGATCGCGAAGCCCTCGGCCCCGGCGCGGCCCGTGCGGCCGATGCGGTGCACGTAGTCCTCGGCCTGGGTGGGCACGTCGTAGTTCACCACGTAGGACACCTCGTCGACGTCGATGCCGCGGGCCAGCACGTCGGTGGCCACGAGGATGTCGGTCTCGCCGGAGGCGAAGTTGTCCAGGGCGCGCTTGCGCTGGTTCTGGGAGCGGTCGGAATGGATGGCCTCGGCGTGGTAGCCGGCCCGCTTCAGCTTGCGGCAGGCGGCGTCGGCCCGATGGCGCGTGCGGGCGAAGACGATGACGCGCTTGTGCCCCCGCTCTTTCAGGAGCGCCGCCAGAAGGTCGGGCTTCAGGGTGTGGGGCACGTGCGCGATGTACTGCTCCACGGTGTCGGCCGTCTCGCCCTTCGCGGCGATCTGCACAATGGCCGGATCATTCAGCATGGCGTCCACCTGGTCGAGGACGCCCTTGTCGATGGTGGCCGAGAACAGAAGCGTCTGGCGGCTTTTCGGCGTCGCCTCCACGATACGGCGAACCGAGGGGAGAAATCCCATGTCGAGCATGCGGTCGGCCTCGTCCAGCACGAGCACTTGAACCTGCGAGAGGTCGACGGCCTTCTGGTTCATGAGGTCGATGAGGCGCCCCGGCGTGGCGATGAGCACGTCCACGCCGCGCGCGAGGCGGTCGATCTGCGGCTCGATTTTCACGCCGCCCACCACATTGGCGACGCGCAGGCCGCGGGTGCGGGCGATGGTTTGGCAGACTTCCTGAATCTGCATGGCCAGCTCTCGCGTGGGGGTGATGACGAGCATGGCCGGTGCCTTCTTGCGCTCGGCGCGGGCGAGGATGTCCAGGCTCGGCAGCGAGAAGGCGGCCGTTTTGCCCGTGCCGGTCTTGGCGGCGGCGATGATGTCGCGGCCTTGGAGGACGAGCGGGATGGCCTGGGCTTGAACGGGGGTCGGCTCGGTGTAGCCGAGATGATCGACGGCGGCAAGGACGGCGTCGGAAAGGCCGAGTTCGGCAAAGGTGGTCATGAAACTCTCTTTCGTGGTTCGGATCGTGACGGTAGCGGTTGGGGGTCCTAGCGGACGTGGGCCGGCTTCTTGCCCCAGTAGAAGTGCAGGAAGTGCTTGGCCCGCAGCTTCGCGTCCCGCGGCGGCTCGCGCCGGATGAGGGCGAAGGTGGCCCGGGCGATGTCCTCGGCGGCGTTGGGGCGCCGCAGGATGGAGGCGTTCATCAGCATGGCGTGGGCGCTCGCGGAGTGGTCGCTGATGTGGCGCAGGGTGTCCAAGAGCTCGCGAGGCGTGGTGGCGGCCATGGCGGCGCCGGCGGCGGTGAGCATGCGCACGTTGGCCTTCTCCTGGCCGTAGGCGCGGCCCAAGAGGATCATGGGTGCATGGGCGCATAAACACTCGGTCACCGTGAGGCCTCCCGGCTTGCAGATGACCACGTCGGCGGCCTCCATGAGCTCGGCCATGGCGTTCACGTAGCCGAGCACCGTGACGTTGGCCAGGCCGTATTCGGCCACCTGGCGCCGCAGCTCGCGCTCGTAGTCCTCGTCGGCCCCGGCGACGATCACCAGCTGCATCGAGGGCATCGCGTGCATGAAGGGGAGCATCTCCCCGATGGCGGCACGGAAGTGCACATAGGGCTGGGGGAGCTTCGCGCCGGCGAGCGCCAGCACCACCTGTTTGTCCTGCGGCAGTCCGAAGGCCTCGCGGGCCTTAGCGCGGTCGTAGGTTCGCGAGAAGGCGGGGCTGGCGGGGATGCCGGTGATGAGGATGCGGTCCTCGGGCACGCGCCGCGGGCGCAGCGTCTCGGCCATGGATTCGTTAGCGACGCAGAACAGGTCGGTGTGCAGATGGGGCCACAGCCCCTCGGCCTCGTAGTCGGTGGGCACGCAGACGATGGGAAAGCTCTGGCCCGTGATCATGCGAGCGCTCACGGCCACGTTGGCGCCGGTGATGTGGGTGGCGACGATGGCCGCCGGCCGCAGGCGGCGCACGTACTCGGTGAACTTCGGGTACATGAGGCGCGCCCAAATGGTGCCGCCGCCCCACAGAAGACGCCCGGTGAGGGTGTAGCGCCAGGTGAGGTCGTAGAAGGGGCGCGTCCAACCGGTGAACATGGAGGCGGTCTTGTCGCCGTCGAACACGATGCGCCCGAAATCGAGGATGTCGAGGACGCGCACTTCCGAGCGCGCTTCCAGCGAGTTGTCGTCCCCGGCAGCGCGGGCGGCCTCGCCGGCCTCTTCCAGGGCCTCGGCGATGGCGTTGGCCGCCGAGCGATGGCCCGAGCCCACCGAGGCGTGCACCACTAAGATGAGCGGATGGGCGGCGGCCTCCTCGGCCGTGCGCTCCGGCGCGGCCAGCGCGCACGCGATGGCCTCGGCGGCCGTGGCGCCTTGGGCGCCCGCGGCGAGGGGGGAGGGCGAGGGCTCGGCAGGGACGGCGAGCGTCTGGGCGGGGGCGTCGGGGGCGATCGGAGCCGAGGGCTCCGTCGATTTCAGTGCAGGTGTGTTCATGGAAGCTATCATAGCCTATTTTCCCCGCATCGGCCCCGCGTCGGCGGCAAGCCCGCCAAGATGCCAGAAAATCCGCTTATGGGTCGCAGGAGCTTTTCGCCGATTCGGTCAAAGTTTTTCTCGGGGGATTTTCCGCGCCCCCGCGTTCATTTAAGATAATGGACGCGGTCAACAATGGACAGGAGGTTTGTCTTCCCATGACCGATATAGCGACAGTTTCCAACGCTGAGGCCACGGCGTCTGCCGTCGAGGCGGCCCGGCGCGGCGAGGGGGTGGCCGTGCTCGTTCCGTGCTACAACGAGGCGCCCACCATCGCCCGCGTGGTGGCCGACTTCCGCGCGGCGCTGCCCGAGGCCACGATCTACGTCTACGACAACAACTCCACCGACGGCACCGCGGACATCGCCGCGGCGGCCGGCGCGGTGGTGCGCCGGGAGTCCCGCCAGGGCAAGGGC
Proteins encoded in this window:
- a CDS encoding DEAD/DEAH box helicase; translation: MTTFAELGLSDAVLAAVDHLGYTEPTPVQAQAIPLVLQGRDIIAAAKTGTGKTAAFSLPSLDILARAERKKAPAMLVITPTRELAMQIQEVCQTIARTRGLRVANVVGGVKIEPQIDRLARGVDVLIATPGRLIDLMNQKAVDLSQVQVLVLDEADRMLDMGFLPSVRRIVEATPKSRQTLLFSATIDKGVLDQVDAMLNDPAIVQIAAKGETADTVEQYIAHVPHTLKPDLLAALLKERGHKRVIVFARTRHRADAACRKLKRAGYHAEAIHSDRSQNQRKRALDNFASGETDILVATDVLARGIDVDEVSYVVNYDVPTQAEDYVHRIGRTGRAGAEGFAITFVSPENKDELAAIEKLIKRDIPEIEIAGFNLEEAAEAAAERATRANARRDPELAAAARELAKKEKRRAKEKERAEQAAAESRQRGTRKKQGGKSAGAAHNAKKGAPKPKSTAKGSSGRPKKGAGSPAGPSRPAGDFRPGRAHRAAVAAKRSGGKRRG
- a CDS encoding glycosyltransferase, producing the protein MNTPALKSTEPSAPIAPDAPAQTLAVPAEPSPSPLAAGAQGATAAEAIACALAAPERTAEEAAAHPLILVVHASVGSGHRSAANAIAEALEEAGEAARAAGDDNSLEARSEVRVLDILDFGRIVFDGDKTASMFTGWTRPFYDLTWRYTLTGRLLWGGGTIWARLMYPKFTEYVRRLRPAAIVATHITGANVAVSARMITGQSFPIVCVPTDYEAEGLWPHLHTDLFCVANESMAETLRPRRVPEDRILITGIPASPAFSRTYDRAKAREAFGLPQDKQVVLALAGAKLPQPYVHFRAAIGEMLPFMHAMPSMQLVIVAGADEDYERELRRQVAEYGLANVTVLGYVNAMAELMEAADVVICKPGGLTVTECLCAHAPMILLGRAYGQEKANVRMLTAAGAAMAATTPRELLDTLRHISDHSASAHAMLMNASILRRPNAAEDIARATFALIRREPPRDAKLRAKHFLHFYWGKKPAHVR